One Vulpes lagopus strain Blue_001 chromosome 18, ASM1834538v1, whole genome shotgun sequence DNA window includes the following coding sequences:
- the LOC121478052 gene encoding uncharacterized protein LOC121478052 isoform X1: MSLISAAVPVPAPPHPPSLGSRGCSRPCRSRPAAVPVLAPSAPRPPRALGPALQGRGGRGRNAEQPPPRASPPLTLQGLENRLRHLGAAAFSGADAGLRHGIPRLTRTTQLCHEDLHVTKTSALAVHD; encoded by the exons atGAGCCTCATCTCCGCCGCTGTTCCGGTCCCGGCCCCCCCACACCCGCCGAGCCTCGGCTCCCGCGGCTGTTCCCGCCCGTGCCGCTCCCGCCCCGCGGCTGTTCCGGTCCTGGCGCCCTCCGCCCCGCGGCCGCCACGCGCCCTGGGCCCGGCGCTGCAAGGACGCGGCGGGAGGGGGCGCAACGCGGAACAGCCGCCTCCCCGGGCCTCGCCGCCGCTCACCCTCCAGGGCCTCGAAAATCGTCTGCGCCATCTTGGAGCTGCCGCCTTCTCGGGAGCTGATGCGGGGCTAC GGCATGGTATCCCCCGCCTAACCCGGACCACCCAACTCTGTCACGAGGACCTCCACGTAACCAAGACCTCTGCCTTAGCTGTACACGACTGA